From a region of the Elusimicrobiota bacterium genome:
- a CDS encoding RQC domain-containing protein translates to MNFYQFVILSLIEKISGKRGRGTVIGILRGSDRRSIRSLKNSDNAPDERFSGIMERVPNKVLLAISDELLKAGLIEIVEDMINGRWYPLVYITGKGRDALKEKQSEFSAELEKILNANKVLIDFSVGTYSKRR, encoded by the coding sequence TTGAATTTTTATCAGTTTGTTATTTTATCTCTGATAGAAAAAATATCAGGGAAACGAGGACGGGGAACAGTTATCGGGATCTTGCGTGGGAGCGACAGGCGGAGCATTCGCTCACTTAAAAATAGTGATAACGCACCTGACGAAAGGTTCAGCGGGATTATGGAGAGAGTGCCGAATAAGGTTCTTCTCGCAATTTCCGATGAATTGCTTAAAGCAGGGCTCATTGAAATAGTAGAGGATATGATCAACGGGCGCTGGTACCCGCTGGTGTATATCACCGGCAAAGGTCGGGATGCACTTAAAGAGAAGCAGTCAGAGTTTTCGGCTGAACTTGAAAAGATACTCAACGCCAATAAGGTGCTGATTGATTTTTCAGTCGGAACTTATTCC
- a CDS encoding single-stranded DNA-binding protein, translated as MNNIVLTGNIVRDAELRATQSGKQVCDVRFAVREDRAPENAETVFLDLVIWGERAEKLAPHLTKGKALAVSGRLSIRTNTKGDKTYKDVRVVVNELEFLSKKEKGVSTTEDEKVPF; from the coding sequence ATGAACAACATTGTTTTAACGGGCAACATTGTGAGAGACGCGGAGTTGAGAGCAACTCAGTCAGGCAAGCAGGTCTGCGATGTCAGATTCGCTGTTAGAGAGGACAGAGCGCCTGAAAATGCCGAGACGGTCTTTCTGGATTTGGTGATTTGGGGTGAGCGTGCAGAAAAACTTGCACCGCACTTAACCAAAGGCAAAGCACTTGCCGTCAGTGGTCGGTTGTCAATCAGGACGAACACGAAAGGCGACAAGACCTACAAAGATGTTAGGGTGGTTGTGAACGAATTAGAATTTCTCTCTAAAAAAGAGAAAGGTGTTTCAACCACTGAGGACGAGAAAGTGCCGTTTTAG
- a CDS encoding ribonuclease H-like domain-containing protein, with amino-acid sequence MREIKVLILDLETLKNPNAVGGWQNCWKMGISVLGMKCLLIDANGIYHAEREYDIYTEPIFASRDIIINRRLDWADVIVSHNGLSFDYKVLVGALNLSWDWAKENLTPKTIDFCHQIKIKHDVHISLSNVATRTVGTKHIKALPGDKIVEYWHSGNPEKRQAVIQHCIDDVEWTSEIFVEMYKRTEWTKGVPTGRITFYNPYEAEKRKNIVETNDEARRRITGNCVISYPKKMQEFLIELKRIKKDPVLSMSGAGKEIWKDVDADDYVKGLREGW; translated from the coding sequence ATGAGAGAGATTAAAGTGCTTATATTAGATTTAGAGACGCTCAAAAATCCCAACGCAGTTGGAGGGTGGCAGAACTGCTGGAAAATGGGAATATCCGTTTTAGGAATGAAATGTCTACTGATTGACGCTAACGGCATTTATCATGCGGAACGGGAATACGATATTTACACCGAACCTATCTTTGCATCTCGGGATATAATTATTAACAGGCGACTTGACTGGGCTGATGTCATTGTCAGCCACAACGGGCTGTCTTTTGACTACAAAGTTTTAGTTGGTGCGTTGAATTTGTCTTGGGATTGGGCGAAAGAAAATCTTACTCCAAAAACGATTGATTTCTGTCATCAAATCAAAATCAAGCACGATGTCCATATCTCGCTTTCTAATGTTGCTACAAGGACAGTTGGGACAAAGCATATCAAAGCCCTGCCTGGCGACAAGATTGTGGAGTATTGGCATAGTGGCAATCCTGAAAAAAGACAGGCGGTAATTCAGCACTGCATTGACGATGTTGAATGGACTTCTGAGATTTTCGTAGAGATGTATAAAAGGACTGAATGGACGAAGGGTGTTCCAACAGGCAGAATCACTTTTTACAATCCTTACGAGGCAGAGAAAAGAAAAAACATTGTAGAAACTAATGACGAGGCAAGACGCCGAATCACCGGCAACTGTGTTATATCATATCCAAAAAAAATGCAGGAATTTCTGATAGAATTAAAGCGGATTAAAAAAGACCCTGTTTTATCAATGTCTGGTGCGGGGAAAGAAATATGGAAAGATGTTGACGCTGATGATTATGTTAAAGGATTACGGGAGGGCTGGTAA
- a CDS encoding tyrosine-type recombinase/integrase produces MLAKYVRCAHLPGHITPHTMRHTCGTELYKATGDVVSVAKYLRHSSTRTTTKVYVTLATKDLMEIASKHPINKIISELKNEHKDN; encoded by the coding sequence ATGTTAGCAAAATATGTTAGGTGTGCTCATCTTCCCGGTCACATTACGCCCCATACAATGCGACACACATGCGGGACTGAATTGTACAAAGCGACCGGTGATGTAGTCAGTGTGGCAAAATATCTGAGACATTCAAGTACGAGAACCACTACTAAAGTTTATGTAACTTTAGCCACAAAAGATCTTATGGAAATTGCGAGTAAACATCCAATAAATAAAATAATTTCAGAATTAAAAAACGAGCATAAAGATAACTGA
- a CDS encoding site-specific integrase translates to MDLKQYSKGFDEYLRLVRGVAETTLKDYKDYVKEFFTFLKDRNIITMEQIKPEIIIFFLEYLSKEKNNCPSTRNKKLSALKMFFSYMVNMELIDITKDPVKNIPLTKNRQFGKLPRILNTDEVTKLLKQPDRKNVSKIC, encoded by the coding sequence ATGGACCTGAAACAATATTCAAAGGGATTTGATGAGTATCTGAGATTAGTCAGAGGAGTTGCGGAGACAACATTGAAGGACTATAAAGATTATGTGAAGGAATTCTTTACCTTTCTCAAAGATAGGAACATAATTACAATGGAACAAATTAAACCTGAGATAATAATTTTTTTTCTTGAATATCTTTCAAAAGAAAAAAATAATTGTCCATCCACTAGAAACAAAAAACTTTCTGCGTTGAAGATGTTTTTTTCTTATATGGTGAATATGGAACTGATTGATATTACTAAAGACCCAGTGAAAAATATTCCATTGACGAAAAACAGACAATTTGGAAAACTTCCCCGAATTCTAAATACCGATGAGGTGACGAAGTTATTAAAACAGCCGGATAGAAAAAATGTTAGCAAAATATGTTAG
- a CDS encoding tyrosine-type recombinase/integrase, producing the protein MKRKEQIIFCYQKFLKKERKRSFACISAHLGIINKFISYLENNNVRNFNYVRDKDVLIYLKHLEVTYARSYRAVILNDISHFFDYLKKVKIASQNLNFPRWQRKRIIRDLEKYPEKLSDIAIKKCLDIRTGYVFNLSDHIQKFIDSEVKDKIQATKTIKGNQLSLEKFNTFINQNFPNNTLLPEITLGTMFRFLKNMQLKNYRYQHIEQTFYLTKRFYIFLGKKNVVSEDELKKVLQFSRKILLKLKDMQNENDLLEHIKIADRKLHLDLNKHIEDFLDYLLLLGYSKISNHNKRFVLRVFNRYLDKIDIRDVNHIKPLDIINYLKHLKRNKRENVTVTNILNVLKSFFKYLTQIKIIRHDPTESIAFLKTRYTYIKNLKILTVEESEKLLKSVDRNTAEGKRDFAVLVILYGLGLRKFELSELNLDSVDFDRNFIYIRKAKNDRERHFPMLPIVSSSIKEYLKVRPKVNNPALFLSRRGSRLHIRTISDSLNRYAALAGIPREITPQTLRRTFASHLHNEKVDVSVIAEMLGHTNISLVLRYISKTEEELAGMFNSHPGLKAIRSVKWT; encoded by the coding sequence ATGAAGCGAAAAGAACAAATAATTTTTTGCTATCAGAAATTCTTAAAAAAAGAGCGGAAACGCTCGTTCGCCTGTATCAGTGCCCATCTCGGAATCATAAACAAATTTATTTCGTATCTTGAAAATAATAATGTGCGAAATTTTAACTATGTCAGAGACAAAGATGTTCTTATTTATTTAAAACATTTGGAAGTTACTTATGCCAGAAGTTATAGGGCAGTAATTTTAAACGATATATCACATTTTTTTGACTACCTTAAAAAAGTAAAAATAGCATCACAAAATCTTAATTTTCCTCGTTGGCAAAGAAAAAGAATTATCAGAGATTTGGAAAAATATCCGGAAAAACTCTCAGATATAGCTATAAAAAAATGTTTAGATATACGAACAGGATATGTTTTCAATTTATCAGACCATATTCAAAAATTTATAGATAGCGAGGTAAAAGATAAAATACAAGCAACGAAAACTATAAAAGGAAATCAATTAAGTTTGGAAAAATTCAATACTTTTATAAACCAAAATTTCCCAAACAATACGTTGTTACCTGAAATTACGTTAGGAACTATGTTTCGGTTTTTGAAAAATATGCAGTTGAAAAACTACAGATATCAACATATTGAACAAACCTTTTATTTGACTAAGCGGTTTTACATATTTTTAGGGAAGAAAAATGTTGTCAGCGAAGATGAATTAAAAAAGGTTCTCCAGTTTTCAAGAAAAATTTTACTAAAGTTAAAGGATATGCAAAACGAAAACGATTTACTTGAACATATCAAAATAGCAGACCGAAAATTGCATTTAGACCTTAATAAACATATTGAAGACTTTTTGGATTACTTACTTCTTTTGGGTTATTCAAAAATAAGCAATCACAACAAGCGTTTTGTTTTGCGAGTATTTAACCGGTATTTAGATAAAATTGACATTAGAGATGTTAACCATATCAAGCCGTTGGATATTATCAATTACTTAAAGCACCTAAAAAGGAATAAAAGAGAAAATGTAACCGTAACGAATATTTTGAATGTATTAAAAAGTTTTTTTAAGTATCTTACACAAATCAAAATTATCAGGCACGACCCTACCGAATCAATTGCGTTTTTAAAAACAAGATATACATACATAAAAAATCTGAAGATTCTGACTGTTGAAGAAAGTGAAAAATTGCTGAAATCGGTAGATAGAAACACAGCAGAAGGTAAACGGGACTTTGCTGTCTTGGTTATCCTTTACGGACTTGGTTTAAGGAAATTTGAGTTAAGCGAACTTAATCTCGATTCTGTGGATTTTGATAGAAATTTTATTTACATACGAAAGGCAAAAAATGACAGAGAAAGACATTTTCCTATGCTGCCTATAGTTTCATCCAGTATTAAAGAATATTTAAAAGTCAGACCAAAAGTTAATAACCCTGCACTTTTTCTTAGTCGTAGAGGAAGCCGACTTCACATTAGAACAATTTCTGATTCGCTAAATCGGTATGCGGCATTAGCGGGGATTCCAAGGGAAATTACTCCGCAAACTTTACGACGAACATTTGCATCGCATCTTCATAATGAAAAGGTCGATGTATCGGTTATTGCCGAAATGCTTGGACATACAAATATATCTTTAGTATTAAGGTATATTTCTAAGACGGAAGAGGAATTAGCAGGGATGTTTAATTCTCATCCTGGATTAAAAGCAATAAGGAGTGTTAAATGGACCTGA